TGTTTTCCGTTTTATTAGTGAGACTTTCAGTTGATTTAGTATATATGATTGAAGAAATGATCGCAGTGGGAATTATGATGATTAGTAAAAATGTTATAATCAGCTGGTTTTTAATTGTTGATATTCTTTTGGATAAAAATTTCTTGAAAGATAGTAGTTTTTTAATCATTGATTATCACCATATTATATATTTGTTAGAAACATATCTTAAGTAAATACTTATTTAGATTATAATAATACAACAGAATGTATATAACGTCCATATAAATATCAACGTTTTTCTAAACATTTCTATTAGGATTAATAATAATCTTTGATTTTTCTATTGGAAAGTAATTGTTTTAAATTAGATATTACTTGAAAATAAAATGTTATTATTATAGAATGTGTTTGAAAACAATATGTATGCAAAGGAGAACATAATGAAGATAAAGATTATATCAATTATGATACTGATATGCTTGTTAATGATTGGATGTGATAATAAGAATATTGATACCCAGACTATGGAACCAAAAGATTCAGAGGAAAACACTATAACATTCATGGTAAAAGTTATAGATGATAAAACTATCACACCATTAGAAAAACTGATAAAAGAATATAATCGTACCAGCAGTAAAAAAATAGTTCTAGAAAAGGTCACTTATGATAAATATCAATACATATTAAATATGAAAATGATGTCAAAGGATAAGCCAGATATATTTATGATTGATGAAGATTGGTTACAAACATATAATGACAAGAACTGGCTGCTGCCTATAAATACATATCTAAGTGAGAAGGCAGATAAGTCATTTGAAAATGTTATTCCTTTGAGTATGCGTACATATCGATTGATTTATAATAAAGACATATTCAAAGAAGTTGGTCTGGATTGGGAGAAACCACCTGTTACCTTAGAGGAATTATATAAAGAGGCCATTAAAATCAGTGAAATGAAAATCGGTGAGAGTTATGGTTTTGCACTATATCTAAAAGATAAAGAAAGTGGGTTCATGAGTCTTCTGGAGAATGCTAATAAGATGAATGGTATTTATTATTATGATAAAGAAAAGGATAATTATGATTTTAGTATATATAAAGAATGGTTCCAAGTAATGAGGAAGATCAATCAGCAAAGTGGTATATTACAATATGCTACCAAATTGAAAAAGGACAATGTGCTGAAACAATATGCAGAGAGTAATATAGGCATGATGATTATATCCAATGAAGATTATTATTGGCTTGATAACCAAGAAGACAATAATGTCGGTATAAGTAGTGTACCTATCTGGAATCAAGAAAATATGAATATCAATAATATAAGCATACCGGGTATGTTGATAGGTGTTAACAGTAAATCAGAGTCCATTAATGAAATAGTTGAATTCTGTAAAGCATTGACATCAAGAGAATGGGGAATCTACATGTATGAAAAAGGATATATCATACCCACATATAATGTTCAGTTGGAAGAACTGGATGAAATGTTAAATGTAAAGACACCAAAAGAATTCTTACCCCATGAAGGAATGTGTGTATATGAGACAAACAAGGAAAACAAAGAATACGAAAGACAAAGGTTTGATATTTATTTTGATATAATAACAGGTGAAAGACCAATAGAAGAAGGGCTTAATACCTTGAATGGTATAATGAATGAAATTAATGATAGTAATTGATATTTACAGGATATATTTTATTTTATAAAAGGCATCAATTGATTTTGATGCTTTTTTGTAGTTATTTTTATAGAATCATAGTTATTTAAATTTACATATTCTCAGCAGATTATATAATGAATATACCAAAAAAAACAGAGGTGACAATAATGAAAACGCTAAAGAAGCACTTTAGATATTATCCACTTTATTTAATGATTCTGCCAGGATTTCTATTAATATTATGTATGAGATATTTACCTATGGGTGGTATTATAATTGCCTTTAAAAATATAAATTATGCTGATGGCATTATAAGAAGTCCCTGGTGTGGTTTTGCTAATTTCCAGTTTCTATTCAAGACCAAAGATGTTCTCATAGCAACTAGGAATACTCTATTATATAATCTTGCTTTTATAGTTTTGGGTATGGTCGTTTCAATTGCTTTTGCTATAGCATTATGTGAAATTCGTAATAGATTTGCAGCTAAAGTTTATCAAAGCATTTTTTTCTTCCCTTATTTCTTATCAATGGTTGTTGTAGCATATATGGTATTTGCTTTTTTAGGAATGGAGAATGGTCTATTGAATAAAAGTATATTTTCATTTTTAAACATTGAAAAAATACGGTTTTATGCAGAACCTAAGCACTGGCCATTTATCTTGGTATTTGTTAATCTGTGGAAAAATGTAGGGTATTCAACAGTAATATATCTGGCAGCTATATTGGGGATAGCTCCAGAATTATATGAAGCAGCAATCATAGATGGTGCCAGTAAATGGCAGCAGATAATATATATAACTCTACCATCTATAAAGCCTATAATAATAATATTAGCCATAATGGCTATTGGAAGAATATTCTATGCTGATTTTGGTCTGTTCTATAATGTGCCAATGAATTCAGGGGCTCTATTTTCTACTACACAAGTTATTGATACATATGTCTATCGTGCAATGACAAAATTAGGGGATTTGGGAATGGCTGCGGCTGCTGCATTATATCAATCCTTTGTAGGTTTTGTATTGGTTATAACAGCTAACTGGATAATAAGAAAAATCGATTCAGATAATGCATTATTCTAGGGGGGAAGCACAATGAAAAAGAAAGCAGGAGTCAATCAGATTTCTAACAGAGCCAACTGTATAATTAATATCTTTTTTCTTATATATGCAATCTTGTGTATTGCGCCATTATTACTATCATTAGGTGTATCTTTGACTGATGAAAAAGAAGTCATTCTCCATGGTTTTAATTTTATTCCAAGAAAATTTAGCCTAGACGCTTATAGGTTTTTATTTCAAGATGCATCACATGTGCTTAGAGCTTATGGTGTATCCATATTCGTTACTGTGGTGGGTACGTTATTTAGTGTG
The window above is part of the Vallitalea guaymasensis genome. Proteins encoded here:
- a CDS encoding ABC transporter substrate-binding protein → MKIKIISIMILICLLMIGCDNKNIDTQTMEPKDSEENTITFMVKVIDDKTITPLEKLIKEYNRTSSKKIVLEKVTYDKYQYILNMKMMSKDKPDIFMIDEDWLQTYNDKNWLLPINTYLSEKADKSFENVIPLSMRTYRLIYNKDIFKEVGLDWEKPPVTLEELYKEAIKISEMKIGESYGFALYLKDKESGFMSLLENANKMNGIYYYDKEKDNYDFSIYKEWFQVMRKINQQSGILQYATKLKKDNVLKQYAESNIGMMIISNEDYYWLDNQEDNNVGISSVPIWNQENMNINNISIPGMLIGVNSKSESINEIVEFCKALTSREWGIYMYEKGYIIPTYNVQLEELDEMLNVKTPKEFLPHEGMCVYETNKENKEYERQRFDIYFDIITGERPIEEGLNTLNGIMNEINDSN
- a CDS encoding ABC transporter permease: MNIPKKTEVTIMKTLKKHFRYYPLYLMILPGFLLILCMRYLPMGGIIIAFKNINYADGIIRSPWCGFANFQFLFKTKDVLIATRNTLLYNLAFIVLGMVVSIAFAIALCEIRNRFAAKVYQSIFFFPYFLSMVVVAYMVFAFLGMENGLLNKSIFSFLNIEKIRFYAEPKHWPFILVFVNLWKNVGYSTVIYLAAILGIAPELYEAAIIDGASKWQQIIYITLPSIKPIIIILAIMAIGRIFYADFGLFYNVPMNSGALFSTTQVIDTYVYRAMTKLGDLGMAAAAALYQSFVGFVLVITANWIIRKIDSDNALF